A stretch of the Lactuca sativa cultivar Salinas chromosome 9, Lsat_Salinas_v11, whole genome shotgun sequence genome encodes the following:
- the LOC111921193 gene encoding tubulin beta chain — translation MREILNIQGGQCGNQIGAKFWEVICDEHGIDPSGQYNGTTADLQLERINVYYNEASGGRYVPRAVLMDLEPGTMDSIRSGPYGQIFRPDNFVFGQSGAGNNWAKGHYTEGAELIDSVLDVVRKEAENCDALQGFQVCHSLGGGTGSGMGTLLISKIREEYPDRMMLTFSVFPSPKVSDTVVEPYNATLSVHQLVENADECMVLDNEALYDICFRTLKLTTPSFGDLNHLISATMSGVTCCLRFPGQLNSDLRKLAVNLIPFPRLHFFMVGFAPLTSRGSQQYISLSVPELTQQMWDAKNMMCAADPRHGRYLTASAMFRGKMSTKEVDEQMINVQNKNSSYFVEWIPNNVKSSVCDIPPTGLKMSSTFVGNSTSIQEMFKRVSEQFTAMFRRKAFLHWYTGEGMDEMEFTEAESNMNDLVAEYQQYQDATAEEEQDYEEEGGGEEEE, via the exons ATGAGAGAAATCTTAAACATACAAGGAGGCCAATGCGGCAACCAAATCGGTGCAAAGTTTTGGGAGGTCATCTGCGACGAACATGGTATTGATCCCTCCGGCCAATACAATGGTACCACCGCCGATCTCCAGCTTGAGCGTATCAACGTTTACTACAATGAAGCCTCCGGCGGCCGTTATGTTCCCCGTGCTGTGCTTATGGATCTCGAGCCTGGCACCATGGACAGCATCAGATCTGGTCCCTACGGCCAGATCTTCAGGCCTGATAACTTCGTTTTTGGCCAGTCCGGCGCCGGTAATAACTGGGCCAAGGGGCATTATACAGAAGGCGCTGAATTGATTGATTCTGTGCTTGATGTCGTTCGCAAGGAGGCTGAGAATTGCGATGCGTTGCAAG GTTTTCAGGTATGTCACTCGCTTGGAGGTGGAACAGGTTCTGGTATGGGGACACTCTTGATCTCCAAGATTCGAGAGGAATACCCAGACAGGATGATGCTCACATTCTCCGTTTTCCCTTCACCAAAGGTATCCGACACTGTTGTTGAACCCTACAATGCGACACTTTCAGTGCACCAATTGGTCGAGAATGCTGATGAATGCATGGTCCTCGACAACGAGGCTCTTTATGACATTTGTTTCAGGACTTTGAAACTCACCACACCAAGTT TTGGTGATTTAAACCATTTGATCTCCGCAACCATGAGCGGTGTAACATGTTGCTTGCGATTCCCTGGTCAATTGAATTCTGACCTTCGTAAGCTAGCGGTTAACCTAATCCCATTCCCACGTCTCCATTTCTTCATGGTGGGGTTCGCACCCTTAACTTCTCGTGGGTCCCAGCAATACATCTCTCTTAGCGTCCCAGAGTTGACTCAGCAGATGTGGGATGCTAAGAACATGATGTGTGCAGCGGACCCTAGACATGGCCGATATCTGACGGCATCTGCCATGTTCAGGGGGAAGATGAGTACCAAGGAAGTAGACGAACAAATGATCAATGTTCAAAACAAGAACTCGTCGTATTTCGTTGAGTGGATTCCAAATAATGTGAAATCAAGCGTTTGTGATATTCCTCCAACTGGGCTGAAAATGTCTTCGACTTTTGTTGGAAACTCGACTTCTATTCAAGAGATGTTTAAACGAGTGAGTGAGCAGTTTACTGCCATGTTTAGGCGCAAGGCTTTCTTGCATTGGTATACAGGAGAGGGAATGgatgaaatggagtttacagaGGCTGAAAGTAACATGAATGATTTGGTGGCGGAGTATCAACAGTATCAGGATGCAACAGCGGAGGAAGAGCAGGACTATGAGGAAGAGGGTGGTGGTGAAGAAGAGGAGTAA